A genomic segment from Aegilops tauschii subsp. strangulata cultivar AL8/78 chromosome 1, Aet v6.0, whole genome shotgun sequence encodes:
- the LOC109771530 gene encoding monothiol glutaredoxin-S9, which produces MYQAIPYSAGRLPAWPRRSEQAEADGAAGQEGGLADAAARGDGGEAVRRAVAESPVLVVGRRGCCLSHVVKRLLQGLGVNPAVHEVADEAELAAAVTGDAGGEAVVALPAVFVGGRLLGGLDRLMAVHISGELVPILKDAGALWL; this is translated from the coding sequence ATGTACCAGGCGATCCCCTACAGCGCGGGCCGGCTGCCGGCGTGGCCGCGGCGGTCCGAGCAGGCCGAGGCCGACGgcgcggccggccaggagggcgGGCTCGCCGacgcggcggcgaggggcgacggCGGGGAGGCGGTGAGGCGGGCGGTGGCGGAGAGCCCGGTGCTGGTGGTGGGGAGGCGCGGGTGCTGCCTCAGCCACGTGGTGAAGCGGCTGCTGCAGGGGCTCGGGGTGAACCCCGCCGTGCACGAGGTCGCCGACGAGGCCGAGCTCGCCGCGGCGGTGACCGGGGACGCGGGCGGCGAGGCCGTCGTCGCGCTGCCGGCGGTGTTCGTGGGCGGGCGGCTCCTCGGCGGGCTCGACCGGCTCATGGCCGTGCACATCTCCGGCGAGCTGGTGCCCATACTCAAGGACGCCGGCGCGCTCTGGCTCTGA